TCCCTGTCAGGATGGTCAATGTCCATGGTAACCATCCTATCCCTCAGCGCATCCTGGCTCCTGTAAACACCAGCATACTCTTCCGGGTTGCTCGTAAATATCGCCGTGAAGTTTGGGTCAACCTTGAGATACCCTTCCCCTTCCCTTGAAGCAGGCATATCCATCATCTTTTCCTGAAGGACCGAAAGCAGGACATTATTAGCCTCGGGCCTTGACCTTGTAAACTCATCATAGATGAGGGTGAAACCGTATTTACAGGCAACTGTGAGGCGGTTGTCCACCCATGTATTCTGCATGTTCTCATCTGTTTTCAATACCGAGTGGATGAAGTTGTCCACCACCATCCTCTTCCTGTAGCCGTGCTGCCCGCCAACCAGATCGGAAGTGGAATGCTCCTCGTCGCCGTGTATGATGATAACAGGTCTTCCTACCTTTGAAGCGAGATGCATGGCAAGGGTTGTCTTGCCTGTGCCTGATGCGCCTCTGAAATGGACGGGAAAGCCCGCGGCAATATAGGCAAGCGCCCGTTCCGTAACATCGCGGACATAACCTGTCTCCACAAAGTTTGGAAGCCTTCGTGGCTCAAGCATCGTTGTAAATTCTCCAATTGACATGATAAATACCTCCCTTAACCTTTCTTGCCCTTACCATGAGCCTGCCGAACCTTCACAGTCCTCCCTGTCTTCTTCCCCCGCTTTGACTGCATTGTGGCTGCGAGGCCGTGCCATGCGCCTGCCGCGTCTTCCTGCTCCTTTTTGAAGCCATCTATAATACCTTTGAAGTCGTCGAGCATACCTGAGACCTCTTTTTTAATGTTAGAAACAGATGTCTTCCTCTCATCATCCATACGATGAAATTCGGAAAGCATATCCAATGTCTGCTGCCTGATGGAGGCAAGTTCTCCAACCCTCGCATCATACGAAGCTGTTATATTCTGTGCCAGTGATCTCATACCTTCTGCATTTGACATAATTAGTTTCCTCCTTTGTGTTTGATTAGACATGATGGGGACAGATTTCGAATCCGTCCCCAATGTCCCGCTCTCTTACCCCTTAAAGCGCCTAAGCTGCGGCTGCTTCAGTTGCCGTGAGACCAACTGCCTCAGCATACTTGAGGAAGGTCTCAACAGATGCGACAACCACTCTGGCCTCTATTGCCAGAATCTCGATGCCCACAAGGGATACCCTTGCCCATGCGTCGATGACTACGCCTTTGTCCAGGATCCGGTCAATTACCT
The DNA window shown above is from Deltaproteobacteria bacterium and carries:
- the gvpA gene encoding gas vesicle structural protein GvpA, producing MAVEKTMASSSLVEVIDRILDKGVVIDAWARVSLVGIEILAIEARVVVASVETFLKYAEAVGLTATEAAAA
- the gvpN gene encoding gas vesicle protein GvpN → MSIGEFTTMLEPRRLPNFVETGYVRDVTERALAYIAAGFPVHFRGASGTGKTTLAMHLASKVGRPVIIIHGDEEHSTSDLVGGQHGYRKRMVVDNFIHSVLKTDENMQNTWVDNRLTVACKYGFTLIYDEFTRSRPEANNVLLSVLQEKMMDMPASREGEGYLKVDPNFTAIFTSNPEEYAGVYRSQDALRDRMVTMDIDHPDRETEGAITVAKSGLEKEDAGKIVDIVRALRDSGKCEFAPTVRGCIMIAKTLKVRKGSVDAESRIFRDICTDVLCSETSRVGSKTSTKKVGELIEKLIDKHCRNGSGFRVKQRIYDGEEAAESPLS